A genomic window from Punica granatum isolate Tunisia-2019 chromosome 2, ASM765513v2, whole genome shotgun sequence includes:
- the LOC116196058 gene encoding plastidial pyruvate kinase 4, chloroplastic isoform X1, whose protein sequence is MIFGASVIGQSIFSSSVIDSRNLLDCLALTSEGFISTNRAAHRQSIINFPVHHLTDWMTSSSAVAFAVATYQGWFPDHASEKVCCFGSLLSNANLSAPCRPQVNQPTPASRGSTRLKRSLAWWNFTFAVPRAINEDETSSRYTFDDLENQRSSDDPHVDLVHPISRSEAGLSRSIEQLVCQSSLLDKLSAVYLHVLASEQWNASRLALCHRNYMTSAANLIHHLAIRSLDIEQLKHDAICTGLLDLGTINSHVLASVTAGIQLCHYASSNSPSAQDNIGLRPHSAESLDKRKNGDFSINALRKRASLNRERLFGTFHDRRTTLIMVTIGMEATQSESLIPDLLNKGTTVFRINCAHGDSSLWSEIIRRVRHNSRALEKPCRILMDLAGPKLRTGRLKPGPCVIKVSPKRDASGEVMVPAQVWLLQKGAWAPHAHVPPDAVLYIDGPELLDRLGPRDVLRFHDARGRERVLKINSKLHATGGHSFLAECPRTAYIHSGAEMHLKGKKGKHLLGRVVDVPASEPFIRLRVGDLLIITRDSSCEREPTGGAHRITCPSGYLFDSVKPGERIYFDDGKIEGVIQGTGHSEVIVSITRAGIRGTKLGSDKSINIPESSIRFQGLTSKDLMDLDFVSSCADMVGVSFVRDVQDIVLLRRELEQRKLDNLGIILKIETESGFKNLPLLLLEAMKGPNPLGVMIARGDLAVECGWEKLAYLQEEILSICGAAHVPVIWATQVLESLVKSGVPTRAEITDVALGRRASCIMLNKGKNLLEAVATLNAILHSTPSKITVQMKHLVLSSHSI, encoded by the exons ATGATTTTTGGCGCTTCCGTCATTGGGCAATCCATTTTCTCGTCGTCTGTAATCGATTCTCGTAATCTTCTGGATTGCCTTGCCTTGACGAGTGAAGGCTTTATATCGACTAACAGAGCAGCTCATCGTCAATCAATTATCAAT TTCCCGGTGCATCATCTGACTGATTGGATGACTTCTAGTTCAGCTGTGGCTTTTGCTGTTGCTACGTATCAAGGGTGGTTTCCAGACCAT GCATCTGAAAAAGTTTGCTGCTTCGGATCTTTGTTATCCAATGCAAACTTGTCCGCACCATGTAGACCTCAGGTCAATCAGCCGACTCCTGCCAGTCGAGGATCAACAAGACTTAAGAGAAGTCTCGCTTGGTGGAATTTTACATTTGCTGTTCCAAGAGCAATTAACGAAGATGAAACGAGCAGCAGATATACTTTCGATGACTTAGAAAATCAAAGGAGCAGTGACGATCCTCATGTGGATTTAGTCCATCCCATTTCTCGATCAGAAGCAGGATTATCTAGAAGTATCGAGCAACTAGTTTGCCAGAGCAGCTTACTTGACAAACTAAGTGCTGTTTACTTGCACGTGTTAGCATCAGAACAGTGGAATGCTTCGCGATTGGCATTGTGCCATAG GAATTACATGACTAGCGCAGCAAACTTGATTCATCATCTGGCAATAAGAAGCCTTGACATTGAACAGCTCAAACATGATGCCATTTGCACTGGCCTTCTGGATTTGGGGACTATCAACTCGCACGTCCTGGCGAGTGTCACAGCAGGCATTCAGTTGTGTCATTATGCCAGTTCAAATTCTCCGAGTGCCCAAGATAATATTGGTTTGAGACCTCACTCTGCAGAAAGCTTGGATAAACGAAAGAACGGAGATTTTTCAATAAATGCTTTGAGGAAGAGGGCATCCTTGAATAGAGAAAGGCTGTTTGGCACATTTCATGATAGAAGAACTACTCTTATTATGGTAACAATTGGCATGGAAGCAACTCAGAGTGAATCTCTGATTCCTGACCTTTTAAACAAGGGAACCACTGTGTTTAGGATCAACTGTGCACATGGAGACTCAAGTTTGTGGAGCGAGATAATCAGAAGAGTGAGACATAACTCACGAGCTCTGGAGAAGCCCTGCAGAATTCTCATGGACTTAGCTGGACCAAAGCTCCGAACTGGCAGACTAAAACCCGGACCATGCGTGATTAAAGTCTCTCCAAAAAGAGATGCTAGCGGAGAAGTGATGGTTCCTGCTCAAGTTTGGCTATTGCAGAAAGGAGCGTGGGCCCCTCATGCTCACGTTCCTCCTGATGCAGTTCTGTACATCGATGGGCCAGAGTTACTAGACAGGTTGGGCCCTCGAGATGTGTTGAGATTCCATGATGCTAGGGGGAGGGAAAGGGTGCTTAAGATTAATAGTAAGTTGCACGCAACTGGTGGTCATAGCTTCCTTGCAGAGTGTCCAAGAACTGCATATATTCATTCTGGGGCAGAAATGCATCTCAAGGGAAAGAAAGGTAAGCACCTGCTCGGTCGAGTTGTGGATGTCCCTGCTTCCGAACCATTTATTAGATTGAGAGTTGGAGATTTGCTGATTATAACTCGAGATAGCTCATGTGAAAGAGAGCCAACTGGGGGTGCTCATAGAATAACCTGTCCTTCTGGATACCTATTTGACTCGGTCAAACCCGGAGAGCGCATTTATTTCGATGACGGTAAAATTGAGGGAGTGATTCAAGGAACAGGCCACTCGGAGGTTATAGTTTCTATCACCCGTGCTGGTATTCGAGGAACTAAACTAGGATCGGACAAATCCATAAACATTCCGGAGAGCAGTATTCGTTTCCAAGGCCTCACATCAAAGGATCTCATGGACCTTGACTTTGTATCTTCTTGTGCTGACATGGTGGGAGTCTCTTTTGTGCGGGATGTTCAAGATATTGTACTGCTTCGCCGAGAGCTGGAGCAGCGGAAGCTTGATAACCTCGGGATCATCCTGAAGATTGAGACGGAAAGCGGGTTCAAGAACTTGCCTCTATTGCTGCTGGAGGCGATGAAGGGGCCTAATCCCCTGGGGGTAATGATCGCCCGTGGAGACCTTGCAGTGGAGTGTGGGTGGGAGAAGCTGGCCTACCTGCAGGAAGAGATTCTGTCAATCTGTGGTGCCGCCCATGTTCCTGTCATATGGGCTACTCAGGTTCTGGAGTCACTCGTTAAATCGGGTGTGCCTACCCGAGCTGAGATCACTGACGTTGCCCTTGGAAGGAG GGCAAGTTGTATCATGCTAAACAAAGGGAAGAATCTTCTTGAAGCTGTCGCGACTTTAAATGCAATCTTACACAGCACCCCATCGAAGATAACCGTGCAGATGAAACATCTTGTACTGTCGAGCCACTCGATCTAG
- the LOC116196058 gene encoding plastidial pyruvate kinase 4, chloroplastic isoform X2 has product MTSSSAVAFAVATYQGWFPDHASEKVCCFGSLLSNANLSAPCRPQVNQPTPASRGSTRLKRSLAWWNFTFAVPRAINEDETSSRYTFDDLENQRSSDDPHVDLVHPISRSEAGLSRSIEQLVCQSSLLDKLSAVYLHVLASEQWNASRLALCHRNYMTSAANLIHHLAIRSLDIEQLKHDAICTGLLDLGTINSHVLASVTAGIQLCHYASSNSPSAQDNIGLRPHSAESLDKRKNGDFSINALRKRASLNRERLFGTFHDRRTTLIMVTIGMEATQSESLIPDLLNKGTTVFRINCAHGDSSLWSEIIRRVRHNSRALEKPCRILMDLAGPKLRTGRLKPGPCVIKVSPKRDASGEVMVPAQVWLLQKGAWAPHAHVPPDAVLYIDGPELLDRLGPRDVLRFHDARGRERVLKINSKLHATGGHSFLAECPRTAYIHSGAEMHLKGKKGKHLLGRVVDVPASEPFIRLRVGDLLIITRDSSCEREPTGGAHRITCPSGYLFDSVKPGERIYFDDGKIEGVIQGTGHSEVIVSITRAGIRGTKLGSDKSINIPESSIRFQGLTSKDLMDLDFVSSCADMVGVSFVRDVQDIVLLRRELEQRKLDNLGIILKIETESGFKNLPLLLLEAMKGPNPLGVMIARGDLAVECGWEKLAYLQEEILSICGAAHVPVIWATQVLESLVKSGVPTRAEITDVALGRRASCIMLNKGKNLLEAVATLNAILHSTPSKITVQMKHLVLSSHSI; this is encoded by the exons ATGACTTCTAGTTCAGCTGTGGCTTTTGCTGTTGCTACGTATCAAGGGTGGTTTCCAGACCAT GCATCTGAAAAAGTTTGCTGCTTCGGATCTTTGTTATCCAATGCAAACTTGTCCGCACCATGTAGACCTCAGGTCAATCAGCCGACTCCTGCCAGTCGAGGATCAACAAGACTTAAGAGAAGTCTCGCTTGGTGGAATTTTACATTTGCTGTTCCAAGAGCAATTAACGAAGATGAAACGAGCAGCAGATATACTTTCGATGACTTAGAAAATCAAAGGAGCAGTGACGATCCTCATGTGGATTTAGTCCATCCCATTTCTCGATCAGAAGCAGGATTATCTAGAAGTATCGAGCAACTAGTTTGCCAGAGCAGCTTACTTGACAAACTAAGTGCTGTTTACTTGCACGTGTTAGCATCAGAACAGTGGAATGCTTCGCGATTGGCATTGTGCCATAG GAATTACATGACTAGCGCAGCAAACTTGATTCATCATCTGGCAATAAGAAGCCTTGACATTGAACAGCTCAAACATGATGCCATTTGCACTGGCCTTCTGGATTTGGGGACTATCAACTCGCACGTCCTGGCGAGTGTCACAGCAGGCATTCAGTTGTGTCATTATGCCAGTTCAAATTCTCCGAGTGCCCAAGATAATATTGGTTTGAGACCTCACTCTGCAGAAAGCTTGGATAAACGAAAGAACGGAGATTTTTCAATAAATGCTTTGAGGAAGAGGGCATCCTTGAATAGAGAAAGGCTGTTTGGCACATTTCATGATAGAAGAACTACTCTTATTATGGTAACAATTGGCATGGAAGCAACTCAGAGTGAATCTCTGATTCCTGACCTTTTAAACAAGGGAACCACTGTGTTTAGGATCAACTGTGCACATGGAGACTCAAGTTTGTGGAGCGAGATAATCAGAAGAGTGAGACATAACTCACGAGCTCTGGAGAAGCCCTGCAGAATTCTCATGGACTTAGCTGGACCAAAGCTCCGAACTGGCAGACTAAAACCCGGACCATGCGTGATTAAAGTCTCTCCAAAAAGAGATGCTAGCGGAGAAGTGATGGTTCCTGCTCAAGTTTGGCTATTGCAGAAAGGAGCGTGGGCCCCTCATGCTCACGTTCCTCCTGATGCAGTTCTGTACATCGATGGGCCAGAGTTACTAGACAGGTTGGGCCCTCGAGATGTGTTGAGATTCCATGATGCTAGGGGGAGGGAAAGGGTGCTTAAGATTAATAGTAAGTTGCACGCAACTGGTGGTCATAGCTTCCTTGCAGAGTGTCCAAGAACTGCATATATTCATTCTGGGGCAGAAATGCATCTCAAGGGAAAGAAAGGTAAGCACCTGCTCGGTCGAGTTGTGGATGTCCCTGCTTCCGAACCATTTATTAGATTGAGAGTTGGAGATTTGCTGATTATAACTCGAGATAGCTCATGTGAAAGAGAGCCAACTGGGGGTGCTCATAGAATAACCTGTCCTTCTGGATACCTATTTGACTCGGTCAAACCCGGAGAGCGCATTTATTTCGATGACGGTAAAATTGAGGGAGTGATTCAAGGAACAGGCCACTCGGAGGTTATAGTTTCTATCACCCGTGCTGGTATTCGAGGAACTAAACTAGGATCGGACAAATCCATAAACATTCCGGAGAGCAGTATTCGTTTCCAAGGCCTCACATCAAAGGATCTCATGGACCTTGACTTTGTATCTTCTTGTGCTGACATGGTGGGAGTCTCTTTTGTGCGGGATGTTCAAGATATTGTACTGCTTCGCCGAGAGCTGGAGCAGCGGAAGCTTGATAACCTCGGGATCATCCTGAAGATTGAGACGGAAAGCGGGTTCAAGAACTTGCCTCTATTGCTGCTGGAGGCGATGAAGGGGCCTAATCCCCTGGGGGTAATGATCGCCCGTGGAGACCTTGCAGTGGAGTGTGGGTGGGAGAAGCTGGCCTACCTGCAGGAAGAGATTCTGTCAATCTGTGGTGCCGCCCATGTTCCTGTCATATGGGCTACTCAGGTTCTGGAGTCACTCGTTAAATCGGGTGTGCCTACCCGAGCTGAGATCACTGACGTTGCCCTTGGAAGGAG GGCAAGTTGTATCATGCTAAACAAAGGGAAGAATCTTCTTGAAGCTGTCGCGACTTTAAATGCAATCTTACACAGCACCCCATCGAAGATAACCGTGCAGATGAAACATCTTGTACTGTCGAGCCACTCGATCTAG
- the LOC116197376 gene encoding probable protein phosphatase 2C 76, with amino-acid sequence MMVDTGASEKPDPAVVFMMEKEEDISFASGGWKSDDGRLSCGYSSFRGKRVTMEDFYDIKTSTIDGRTICMFGIFDGHGGSRAAEYLKEHLFDNLMKHPQFMTDTKSAICETYQKTDVDFLGSERDSLRDDGSTASTAVLVGSHLYVANVGDSRTVISIAGKAIPLSEDHKPNRIDERKRIESAGGVIMWAGTWRVGGVLAMSRAFGNRMLKQYVVAEPEIQDQEVDEELELVILASDGLWDVVPNEDAVSIARAEEEAEAASRKLTETAYTRGSADNITCLVVKFHHEKKVPVDPVASQDTKEKATIESMRVD; translated from the exons ATGATGGTAGATACAGGTGCATCGGAAAAACCAGATCCTGCGGTTGTCTTCATGATGGAGAAAGAGGAAGATATTAGTTTCGCCAGCGGAGGTTGGAAGAG CGATGATGGAAGATTAAGCTGCGGATATTCAAGTTTCAGGGGAAAGAGGGTGACGATGGAggatttttatgatattaagACATCCACAATAGATGGGAGGACAATATGCATGTTCGGAATATTTGACG GTCATGGTGGTTCACGGGCCGCTGAGTATTTAAAGGAGCATTTGTTTGACAATCTCATGAAGCATCCACAATTTATGACAGATACAAAGTCAGCAATAT GTGAGACATATCAAAAGACTGACGTTGATTTTTTGGGGTCAGAAAGAGATTCTTTGCGAGATGATGGCTCAACTGCATCAACTGCAGTGCTAGTTGGTAGCCACCTGTATGTTGCCAATGTGGGAGATTCAAGGACTGTGATATCTATAGCTGGAAAAG CTATTCCTCTCTCCGAAGATCATAAGCCTAATAGAATTGATGAGCGCAAGAGAATAGAAAGTGCTGGGGGTGTTATTATGTGGGCAG GGACATGGAGGGTTGGAGGTGTCTTGGCTATGTCTCGTGCTTTTGGGAACCGCATGCTAAAGCAATATGTTGTAGCAGAGCCCGAGATTCAG GACCAAGAGGTCGATGAAGAACTCGAATTGGTCATTCTTGCAAGTGATGGATTATGGGACGTTGTACCTAACGAG GACGCTGTCTCAATCGCCCGAGCAgaggaggaagccgaagcAGCGTCTCGGAAGTTGACAGAAACCGCTTATACCCGGGGAAGCGCTGACAATATAACCTGCCTCGTGGTGAAGTTCCATCATGAGAAGAAAGTGCCCGTAGACCCAGTGGCTTCTCAAGACACCAAAGAGAAGGCTACAATTGAGTCGATGCGGGTTGACTGA